A window of Caretta caretta isolate rCarCar2 chromosome 11, rCarCar1.hap1, whole genome shotgun sequence contains these coding sequences:
- the LOC142068509 gene encoding dnaJ homolog subfamily B member 2-like: MVEYYEALGIPRSASSDDIKKAYRKAALKWHPDKNPGNKEHAERKFKEIAEAYEVLSDKSKRDLYDRYGKDGLTGAGTGDPRGGAGAPGFTFTFRGADEVFREFFGGRDPFADFFDDVGLFSDLHAGGPRGHGRGGPSVAYSFCSYAFPEQSDFFSSSFSPGTDPGIGFRSVSTSTTFVNGKRITTKRVIENGQERVEIEEDGELKATEVNGEEQSFWASGWGLRRAGNL, from the exons ATGGTGGAGTACTATGAAGCCCTGGGCATTCCCCGCAGCGCCTCCTCTGACGACATAAAGAAGGC GTACAGGAAGGCGGCACTGAAATGGCACCCGGATAAGAACCCGGGGAACAAGGAACACGCCGAGCGGAAGTTCAAAGAGATCGCGGAGGCCTACGAAGTGCTGTCGGACA AGAGCAAGCGCGACCTCTACGACCGCTACGGCAAGGACGGGCTCACGGGGGCAG GGACCGGGGATCCCCGGGGTGGTGCCGGAGCTCCGGGCTTCACCTTCACCTTCCGCGGCGCAGATGAGGTCTTCAGAGAGTTCTTTGGGGGCCGAGATCCTTTCGCCGACTTCTTTG ATGATGTGGGCCTGTTCTCAGATCTGCATGCTGGAGGGCCCCGGGGCCATGGACGGGGGGGCCCCTCTGTTGCCTACTCCTTCTGCTCCTACGCCTTTCCAGAGCAGTCAg ATTTCTTCTCCTCGTCCTTCAGCCCTGGCACCGACCCCGGAATTGGCTTCCGCTCAGTTTCCACCTCCACCACCTTCGTCAACGGCAAACGCATCACCACGAAGAG GGTCATCGAGAACGGCCAGGAGCGGGTGGAAATCGAGGAGGACGGAGAGCTGAAAGCTACAGAGGTGAATGGTGAGGAGCAGAGCTTCTGGGCCTCCGGATGGGGGTTGCGCAGGGCCGGTAACTTGTGA
- the LOC125644610 gene encoding dnaJ homolog subfamily B member 2 isoform X2 — MVEYYEVLGVPRNASSDDIKKAYRKAALKWHPDKNPENKEHAERKFKEIAEAYEVLSDKEKRDIYDCYGKEGLMGAGPGGSRAGAGVPEFTFSFRSAHDVFREFFGGRDPFSELFDEMLPFSELRGAGLGHPGPGSFFSSFPASSDFFSSSFSPGTDPGIGFRSVSTSTTFVNGKRITTKRIVENGQERVEVEEDGQLKSIHVNGVPDDMALGLELSRREQQALPGRASHSPPAPPRPRGSSPVCLYTDSEEEDEDLQLAMAYSLSEMEAAGQHRAGVF; from the exons ATGGTGGAGTACTACGAAGTGCTGGGCGTGCCCCGAAACGCCTCCTCGGACGACATCAAGAAGGC GTACAGGAAGGCGGCGCTGAAATGGCACCCGGATAAGAACCCGGAGAACAAGGAACACGCCGAGCGGAAGTTCAAAGAGATCGCGGAGGCCTACGAAGTGCTGTCGGACA AGGAGAAGCGTGACATCTACGACTGCTATGGCAAGGAAGGCCTCATGGGAGCAG ggcctgggggatCAAGAGCCGGCGCAGGAGTCCCCGAATTCACCTTCTCCTTCCGCAGCGCCCACGACGTCTTCCGGGAGTTCTTCGGCGGGCGGGATCCCTTCTCTGAGCTCTTCG ATGAGATGCTGCCGTTCTCAGAACTGCGGGGAGCTGGCCTTGGACACCCCGGACCAGGCTCCTTCTTCTCGTCTTTCCCGGCATCCTCAG ATTTCTTCTCCTCGTCCTTCAGCCCTGGCACCGACCCCGGAATCGGCTTCCGCTCGGTTTCCACCTCCACCACCTTCGTCAATGGCAAACGCATCACCACGAAGAG GATTGTGGAGAACGGGCAGGAGCGGGTGGAGGTGGAAGAGGACGGGCAGCTGAAATCAATCCACGTTAACG GTGTCCCTGACGACATggcgctggggctggagctgagccGCCGGGAGCAGCAGGCCCTGCCGGGCCGGGCCTCGCACTCGCCCCCCGCACCGCCGCGGCCCCGCGGCTCGTCCCCGGTCTGCCTGTACACGGACAGcgaggaggaggacgaggatCTGCAGCTGGCCATGGCCTACAGCCTGTCTGAGATGGAGGCCGCGGGGCAGCACAGAGCAG GTGTGTTCTGA
- the LOC125644610 gene encoding dnaJ homolog subfamily B member 2 isoform X1: MVEYYEVLGVPRNASSDDIKKAYRKAALKWHPDKNPENKEHAERKFKEIAEAYEVLSDKEKRDIYDCYGKEGLMGAAGPGGSRAGAGVPEFTFSFRSAHDVFREFFGGRDPFSELFDEMLPFSELRGAGLGHPGPGSFFSSFPASSDFFSSSFSPGTDPGIGFRSVSTSTTFVNGKRITTKRIVENGQERVEVEEDGQLKSIHVNGVPDDMALGLELSRREQQALPGRASHSPPAPPRPRGSSPVCLYTDSEEEDEDLQLAMAYSLSEMEAAGQHRAGVF; this comes from the exons ATGGTGGAGTACTACGAAGTGCTGGGCGTGCCCCGAAACGCCTCCTCGGACGACATCAAGAAGGC GTACAGGAAGGCGGCGCTGAAATGGCACCCGGATAAGAACCCGGAGAACAAGGAACACGCCGAGCGGAAGTTCAAAGAGATCGCGGAGGCCTACGAAGTGCTGTCGGACA AGGAGAAGCGTGACATCTACGACTGCTATGGCAAGGAAGGCCTCATGGGAGCAG cagggcctgggggatCAAGAGCCGGCGCAGGAGTCCCCGAATTCACCTTCTCCTTCCGCAGCGCCCACGACGTCTTCCGGGAGTTCTTCGGCGGGCGGGATCCCTTCTCTGAGCTCTTCG ATGAGATGCTGCCGTTCTCAGAACTGCGGGGAGCTGGCCTTGGACACCCCGGACCAGGCTCCTTCTTCTCGTCTTTCCCGGCATCCTCAG ATTTCTTCTCCTCGTCCTTCAGCCCTGGCACCGACCCCGGAATCGGCTTCCGCTCGGTTTCCACCTCCACCACCTTCGTCAATGGCAAACGCATCACCACGAAGAG GATTGTGGAGAACGGGCAGGAGCGGGTGGAGGTGGAAGAGGACGGGCAGCTGAAATCAATCCACGTTAACG GTGTCCCTGACGACATggcgctggggctggagctgagccGCCGGGAGCAGCAGGCCCTGCCGGGCCGGGCCTCGCACTCGCCCCCCGCACCGCCGCGGCCCCGCGGCTCGTCCCCGGTCTGCCTGTACACGGACAGcgaggaggaggacgaggatCTGCAGCTGGCCATGGCCTACAGCCTGTCTGAGATGGAGGCCGCGGGGCAGCACAGAGCAG GTGTGTTCTGA